One segment of Pristis pectinata isolate sPriPec2 chromosome 3, sPriPec2.1.pri, whole genome shotgun sequence DNA contains the following:
- the epcam gene encoding epithelial cell adhesion molecule, giving the protein MRVLGSLVLALCSLAALAQEEDKDCPMCLTNQFAKCSGSTCECTLKVAENMAPIVNCSKLTSKCWMMKNEMYRKKNNIGTRRKPTEHAMLDNDGIYDPECNNEGKFHAKQCNGTDTCWCVNTAGVRRTDKGDVNIQCPELVETFWFQVQLRHKPMEKQVDQTKLKEAIKNVFAGYQVDPGYIENVEYSEEDHYIIVDLKQNRTVTSPTDLATATYYLEKDIKGNTLFSIQYNRSIQDDGIPFDGTKLSFEEAYVYYIDSKNPEFSMKGMTPGIIAVIVVVCLAVVAGLVVLFFTRRKAAKSHIYQKAEGRELDEIQKQQLTT; this is encoded by the exons ATGCGTGTGTTGGGCTCCTTGGTGCTGGCCTTGTGCTCGTTGGCCGCCCTGGCGCAGGAGGAGGATAAAG ATTGTCCCATGTGCTTGACAAACCAATTTGCCAAATGCAGTGGTTCCACTTGTGAGTGTACCTTGAAAGTAGCTGAAAATATGGCCCCTATAGTAAATTGCAGCAAAT TGACCAGCAAATGTTGGATGATGAAGAATGAAATGTACAGAAAGAAGAATAATATTGGAACCCGCAGAAAGCCCACTGAGCATGCCATGTTGGATAATGATGGCATTTATGATCCTGAAtgcaataatgaaggaaaattCCATGCCAAGCAGTGTAATGGGACTGACACATGCTGGTGTGTTAACACTGCTGGTGTTCGAAGAACTGACAAAGGAGATGTAAACATTCAGTGCCCTGAGCTCGTGGAGACCTT TTGGTTTCAGGTTCAGCTAAGGCACAAACCCATGGAAAAACAGGTGGATCAAACTAAACTCAAAGA AGCTATCAAAAATGTGTTTGCAGGCTACCAGGTAGACCCAGGCTACATTGAGAATGTTGAG TATTCAGAGGAGGACCATTATATCATAGTGGACCTAAAGCAAAATCGTACTGTGACTTCACCAACTGATCTTGCTACTGCAACATATTACCTAGAAAAGGAT ATCAAGGGTAACACATTGTTCTCCATTCAATATAATCGGTCAATTCAGGATGATGGTATACCATTTGATGGGACCAAGCTTTCTTTTGAAGAAGCTTATGTGTACTACATTGATTCAAAGAATCCAGAGTTTTCCATGAAGGGAATGACACCTGGCATTATTGCAGTCATTGTAGTGGTGTGCCTGGCAGTTGTGGCTGGACTTGTTGTGCTT TTCTTTACTCGAAGGAAGGCAGCCAAGTCTCACATCTATCAAAAAgctgag GGAAGAGAATTGGATGAAATTCAGAAACAGCAGCTGACCACCTAA